One Gloeothece verrucosa PCC 7822 DNA window includes the following coding sequences:
- a CDS encoding fatty acid desaturase family protein, whose product MEDYGKQMLEAICQKSVTDDRSDLLGGFKVDRKKYLKKVRELSQVNGWESIKAITIQWLVIFTAVAVAIYSGHWAVYILAALIITTRQHALGILLHDACHYRLFPDPRVNDLLSDLLVAFPIAASTSLYRHWHFPHHRFTNSQRDPEWMGEQKDPDTWRWPGTKKKMLKIFLKDLFGLNMIEMIAIMGLWSPWTRLFIPSEAPGGISLREKITLICHTMLLLGSLIYFGLLLDYILLWLLPSFTLFNMLFKFRSWAEHKVIPNGNELTASRTTIATFWEKLVISPCNVHYHLEHHLFPSVPFYNLDKLHNLLMADPDYKREALIAHSYLDPKDGIIAILTSSISCNETAKAL is encoded by the coding sequence ATGGAAGACTACGGAAAACAAATGCTCGAAGCTATCTGCCAGAAATCCGTAACCGACGACAGAAGTGATTTGCTCGGTGGCTTCAAAGTAGATCGCAAGAAATATCTCAAAAAAGTCAGAGAACTTAGTCAGGTGAATGGGTGGGAATCTATCAAAGCGATCACCATTCAATGGCTGGTCATTTTTACGGCAGTGGCAGTTGCTATTTATAGCGGGCATTGGGCGGTCTATATCCTGGCGGCACTCATCATTACCACCCGACAGCACGCCTTGGGGATTCTTCTTCATGATGCTTGCCATTATCGGCTTTTCCCTGATCCCCGGGTTAATGATCTCCTCAGCGATCTCCTTGTGGCTTTTCCCATAGCGGCGAGTACCTCACTTTATCGCCACTGGCATTTTCCTCATCACCGTTTTACCAATTCCCAACGTGACCCCGAGTGGATGGGTGAACAAAAAGATCCGGACACTTGGCGATGGCCAGGGACTAAAAAAAAGATGCTCAAGATTTTTCTCAAAGATTTGTTCGGTTTAAATATGATCGAGATGATTGCCATCATGGGTTTATGGTCGCCCTGGACAAGATTATTTATCCCGAGCGAAGCCCCTGGCGGAATTTCTCTACGGGAAAAAATCACCCTAATCTGTCACACAATGCTTCTGCTAGGGAGTTTAATCTATTTCGGCTTACTATTGGACTACATTCTGCTTTGGCTATTACCTAGTTTCACTCTGTTTAATATGTTGTTCAAGTTTCGCTCTTGGGCCGAACACAAGGTTATTCCCAATGGCAACGAACTGACCGCCAGCCGTACTACCATTGCCACTTTTTGGGAAAAATTAGTGATTTCTCCCTGCAACGTCCATTATCATTTAGAACATCACCTTTTTCCTTCCGTACCCTTTTATAACCTCGACAAGCTACATAATCTGCTCATGGCAGATCCGGATTACAAGAGAGAAGCTTTAATCGCTCACAGTTATCTAGACCCAAAGGATGGCATTATTGCTATATTGACATCCTCGATTTCTTGTAACGAAACAGCTAAAGCCTTGTAG
- a CDS encoding GNAT family N-acetyltransferase, producing the protein MTIKFPLAQIDDLDRLILLEKEFYEFEHLDFNEDVCRTVLRDIINTESFGRVWLIESEQEAIGYAVVTFGYSVEYRGKFALIDELYLRSSHRGQGIGTQILQVVEETCRHLGIQSTHLEVDYNNDRAKQVYQRLGYEDKNRYFMSKWLMD; encoded by the coding sequence ATGACTATTAAATTTCCTCTAGCTCAAATCGATGATCTTGATAGATTGATCCTGCTGGAAAAAGAGTTTTATGAATTTGAACATCTCGATTTTAATGAAGATGTCTGTCGAACAGTTCTTAGAGATATTATCAATACAGAATCTTTTGGACGAGTGTGGTTAATTGAGTCAGAGCAAGAGGCTATTGGTTATGCAGTGGTAACCTTTGGTTATAGTGTCGAATATAGAGGGAAATTTGCCCTAATTGATGAACTTTATCTGCGCTCATCCCATCGCGGACAAGGAATTGGCACACAAATATTACAAGTGGTTGAAGAAACTTGCCGCCATTTGGGAATACAATCGACTCATCTAGAAGTTGATTATAATAATGATAGAGCCAAGCAAGTTTATCAAAGGCTAGGCTATGAGGATAAAAATCGTTACTTTATGAGCAAATGGCTGATGGATTAA
- a CDS encoding sterol desaturase family protein: METLLRSSSFWYYWYVFFGIILVRYLLMAGGAYWLFYRVLRKFITGRGITLKPPPDNAILRDIKLSVFSAGVFAVGAALITLSYRQGITLLYTQIEAYGLWYLGASYLAILMLQDTYFYFTHRLFHNPFFFKFFHQSHHLSRQPTPWTSFAFDPAEALVQVIFLLVIVFIIPVHFIILGAVLITMTVWAMFNHLGFKLFPTTKPYNYLGRWFIGPSHHLVHHRKYKVHYGLYFTFWDQWLNTNEPNSHLG; the protein is encoded by the coding sequence ATGGAAACCCTACTAAGATCTTCCTCCTTTTGGTATTACTGGTATGTTTTCTTTGGAATTATTCTGGTAAGATATTTACTCATGGCTGGAGGAGCGTATTGGTTATTTTATCGGGTTTTGAGAAAATTTATAACAGGGCGAGGAATAACCCTTAAACCCCCTCCAGACAATGCCATACTTCGGGATATTAAATTATCGGTTTTTTCGGCGGGTGTTTTTGCGGTTGGAGCCGCCTTAATCACCTTAAGTTATCGGCAAGGAATAACCCTATTATATACTCAAATTGAGGCTTATGGGCTGTGGTATTTAGGAGCAAGTTATCTCGCCATTTTAATGCTTCAAGACACTTATTTTTACTTCACTCATCGCTTATTTCATAACCCTTTTTTCTTCAAATTTTTCCACCAAAGCCATCACCTATCCAGACAACCTACCCCTTGGACATCTTTCGCTTTTGATCCAGCCGAAGCGCTAGTACAAGTCATATTTTTATTGGTAATAGTTTTTATCATCCCAGTTCATTTTATCATCTTGGGGGCAGTTCTGATCACCATGACAGTCTGGGCAATGTTTAATCATCTGGGGTTTAAACTGTTTCCTACAACCAAACCCTATAATTATCTCGGTAGGTGGTTTATTGGTCCGTCACATCACTTAGTTCATCATCGCAAATATAAGGTACACTACGGCTTATACTTCACCTTCTGGGATCAATGGCTTAATACTAATGAGCCTAACTCCCATCTTGGCTGA
- a CDS encoding Spy/CpxP family protein refolding chaperone, producing the protein MKVQLLGLLGTISTLLFFFGLSNPSQARPVITSSHPEILISERKTSKLNLTPEQQTQMRQIWQSTRTQIENVLTEEQKNQLRTAKDKGQNMRQVWSSLNLTSEQQSQIQAIRQDSQQKMKAILTPEQQQQLEQMRQNRRQS; encoded by the coding sequence ATGAAGGTACAATTGCTGGGGCTTTTAGGAACGATCTCTACATTACTTTTCTTTTTTGGTTTATCGAATCCATCTCAAGCTAGACCTGTAATTACTTCTTCTCATCCAGAGATTCTCATTAGTGAAAGAAAGACATCAAAGCTCAATCTAACACCTGAGCAACAAACTCAAATGCGGCAAATTTGGCAATCTACCCGCACTCAAATTGAAAATGTTTTAACTGAAGAACAAAAAAATCAATTGAGAACGGCCAAAGATAAGGGGCAAAATATGCGTCAAGTTTGGTCTTCACTCAATTTGACTTCTGAGCAACAAAGCCAAATTCAAGCCATTAGACAAGATTCTCAGCAAAAAATGAAAGCTATTTTAACCCCAGAACAACAGCAACAACTTGAACAAATGCGACAAAACCGTCGCCAGTCTTAA
- a CDS encoding efflux RND transporter periplasmic adaptor subunit: MLIVKRVKGFVRWQLLGGVTVLALLGTLISGCENLWEPEADAQSKPRQPQNRSIAVDAAEAGLGKLRQDIEYTGNTTPVREVSLRSQVEGQLQQLNVDVGDEVKLGQILARLDDDLLLSAVNQAKAQKAAQRSQVVSAQSEVNDARIKVEQARLELQQASADITRLEASLKASIEQARLEAQQTAADAARLRLLANQGAIPEQQAEQAETKAQQAQQSLLNQQASASQQISQAKTRAQTNAQILRSAQAQVAIEQQQVSAAQAEVDAQKALINQAKTRQSYAVLTSPVTGKVLQKSSELGNLVQPGTEILKLGDFSRVKIMVEVSELQLSKIKIGQKVPIKLDAFPQENFSGIVTRISPAADPTARLVPIEITLNNPDVKIGSGLLARVSFPEDEPTKIVVPETALQDESTVFIIKGENQQTRVEARSVVVGNKANGQVEILSGLSAGERYVARSSQPLKEGSPVRLSVLSPQK, from the coding sequence ATGCTAATTGTCAAGAGGGTAAAAGGTTTCGTAAGATGGCAACTCTTAGGAGGGGTAACAGTTTTAGCCCTACTAGGAACACTCATTAGCGGCTGTGAAAACTTGTGGGAGCCAGAAGCCGACGCTCAGTCTAAACCGCGTCAACCCCAAAACCGTAGCATTGCTGTAGATGCCGCCGAAGCCGGTTTAGGGAAATTGCGCCAAGATATTGAATACACCGGTAATACCACCCCCGTGCGAGAAGTGTCACTGCGCTCGCAAGTAGAAGGCCAACTCCAACAACTGAACGTGGATGTGGGGGATGAAGTTAAACTCGGACAAATTCTCGCTCGTTTAGATGATGACTTACTGTTGAGTGCGGTGAACCAGGCAAAAGCCCAAAAAGCGGCTCAACGTTCTCAAGTCGTCAGCGCCCAAAGTGAAGTCAATGATGCTCGCATTAAAGTCGAACAAGCGCGGCTCGAATTACAACAAGCGAGTGCCGATATTACCCGCCTAGAAGCTTCCCTCAAGGCGAGTATTGAACAAGCGCGTCTAGAAGCCCAACAAACCGCCGCCGATGCTGCAAGACTTAGGTTACTCGCTAACCAGGGAGCCATTCCCGAACAACAGGCAGAACAAGCAGAAACAAAAGCCCAACAAGCTCAACAAAGTTTATTAAACCAACAAGCCAGTGCCTCTCAACAAATTAGTCAAGCCAAAACCCGGGCCCAAACCAATGCCCAAATTTTACGCTCGGCACAAGCTCAAGTGGCTATTGAACAACAACAAGTATCGGCGGCACAAGCTGAAGTAGATGCTCAAAAAGCGCTAATTAATCAAGCCAAAACCCGACAATCTTATGCGGTTCTTACCTCACCGGTAACGGGAAAAGTTCTGCAAAAATCTAGCGAATTGGGTAACTTAGTGCAACCGGGGACAGAAATTCTCAAATTAGGAGATTTTAGCCGCGTTAAAATTATGGTAGAAGTCTCTGAGTTACAACTCAGTAAGATTAAAATAGGGCAAAAAGTACCGATCAAACTCGATGCTTTTCCCCAGGAAAATTTTAGCGGTATTGTTACTAGAATTTCGCCGGCGGCTGACCCTACTGCGCGTTTAGTTCCCATAGAAATTACGCTTAATAACCCAGATGTAAAGATTGGCAGTGGTTTATTAGCTAGAGTCAGTTTTCCTGAAGATGAACCCACAAAAATTGTGGTTCCTGAAACGGCTTTACAAGATGAGTCAACTGTTTTTATTATTAAAGGCGAAAATCAACAAACTCGAGTTGAAGCGCGTTCTGTTGTGGTGGGAAATAAAGCCAATGGACAGGTAGAAATTCTTTCAGGTTTATCTGCGGGTGAGCGTTATGTTGCCCGTAGTAGTCAACCGTTAAAAGAGGGTAGCCCGGTTCGTTTAAGTGTTCTGTCGCCCCAAAAATAA
- a CDS encoding histone deacetylase family protein: MFPIIYSEEFLKHDTGLYHPETPGRLSAIVEALKETPWADQLEWHLPTPAKEKEAFSWVSKFHTRNYINYLQSLAKEGGGMLDPDTPVSPLSYDIALLAVSAWLDGVDMVLKNHQPAFALVRPPGHHATKTMGMGFCLFSNAAIAAHYALEKKGINKVAILDWDVHHGNGTEELVEGNPHIVYCSLHQFPCYPGTGRASDRGHYDNVLNIPLPPGCTLKEYEPMFEKKIMPFLERFSPDLLLVSAGYDANHDDPLAMMSLQPPDYGVFTRYLLGLTRRILFGLEGGYNLEVMSQSVVATVEPCIISG; the protein is encoded by the coding sequence ATGTTTCCAATTATTTACTCTGAAGAGTTCCTTAAACATGATACCGGTTTATATCACCCTGAAACCCCAGGACGTTTGAGTGCCATTGTCGAAGCACTCAAGGAAACCCCTTGGGCAGATCAGTTAGAGTGGCATTTACCCACCCCCGCCAAAGAAAAGGAGGCTTTTTCTTGGGTGAGTAAATTTCACACCCGAAACTATATTAATTACTTGCAAAGTTTAGCAAAAGAAGGGGGAGGAATGTTAGATCCCGATACCCCGGTTTCTCCCTTGAGTTATGATATTGCTTTGTTGGCGGTTAGTGCCTGGTTGGATGGGGTAGATATGGTCTTAAAAAACCATCAGCCGGCTTTTGCCTTGGTTCGTCCCCCCGGACATCATGCGACAAAAACTATGGGGATGGGGTTTTGTTTGTTTTCTAATGCGGCGATCGCTGCCCATTATGCCCTAGAAAAAAAGGGTATTAATAAAGTGGCGATCCTAGACTGGGATGTGCATCATGGAAATGGTACAGAAGAACTTGTTGAAGGCAATCCTCACATAGTCTATTGTTCGCTGCATCAGTTTCCTTGTTATCCGGGAACCGGACGAGCCAGTGATCGGGGACATTATGATAATGTTTTAAATATTCCTCTGCCTCCGGGTTGTACTCTCAAGGAGTATGAACCGATGTTTGAGAAGAAGATTATGCCTTTTTTAGAGCGTTTTTCTCCTGATTTGTTGCTGGTGAGTGCGGGATATGATGCTAACCATGATGATCCTTTGGCGATGATGTCTTTACAGCCGCCAGATTATGGGGTGTTTACTCGTTATCTTCTGGGGTTGACTCGTCGTATTCTTTTTGGACTCGAGGGCGGATATAACTTGGAGGTGATGTCTCAGTCTGTGGTGGCGACGGTGGAACCTTGTATTATCTCAGGGTAA
- a CDS encoding SGNH/GDSL hydrolase family protein, translating into MKKRIFPVLAAILAFLIVISAQSTWSSNGIEQLYIFGDSLSDVGNIFQLTEQQRPPSPPYYSGRYSNGRLWVEYLADELQLTPNHVTNLAWGGATTQGTIGNTVSLKKQIEKFLANHPNINSQALCIIWIGANDYLYGATNVKATVGNIVEGVFSLVNTGMKKFLIVNLPDLGKLPATRDTKAATSLSALTKAHNKYLSQSIQQLKQDLGPRVEIAEFDVYSVYQQVTRRPNQFGLTNVNDSCLKNSSVCQHPEGFLFWDGVHPSTAAHQILAKKAFSKVEEAYFSSHGQDPYVRYQ; encoded by the coding sequence ATGAAAAAACGGATTTTTCCAGTATTAGCGGCTATATTAGCTTTTTTAATCGTTATTTCGGCTCAGTCCACCTGGAGTAGCAATGGAATTGAACAATTATATATTTTTGGGGATAGTCTTTCTGATGTGGGTAATATTTTTCAGCTAACTGAACAACAACGTCCTCCCAGTCCACCTTATTATTCAGGACGTTATTCAAATGGGCGGCTGTGGGTAGAATATCTCGCTGATGAACTGCAATTAACTCCCAATCATGTCACCAATTTAGCTTGGGGAGGAGCAACAACACAAGGCACCATTGGCAATACAGTTTCTTTGAAAAAGCAAATAGAAAAATTTTTGGCTAACCATCCCAATATTAACTCACAAGCACTTTGTATTATTTGGATAGGCGCTAATGACTACCTCTATGGGGCTACCAATGTTAAAGCGACTGTAGGAAATATCGTAGAAGGGGTTTTCTCGCTCGTCAATACAGGGATGAAAAAATTTTTAATCGTTAATTTGCCAGATTTAGGAAAGCTACCGGCTACCCGTGACACAAAAGCCGCTACTTCTTTAAGTGCTTTAACGAAAGCTCACAATAAATACTTATCTCAATCTATACAGCAATTAAAACAGGATTTAGGCCCAAGGGTTGAAATTGCCGAGTTTGATGTATATTCTGTTTATCAACAAGTCACCAGAAGACCCAATCAATTTGGCTTAACCAATGTCAATGACAGTTGTTTAAAGAATTCTTCAGTTTGTCAGCATCCCGAGGGGTTTTTATTTTGGGATGGCGTTCATCCAAGCACAGCCGCTCATCAAATTTTGGCAAAAAAAGCCTTTTCAAAAGTTGAAGAAGCCTATTTTAGCAGTCATGGCCAAGACCCTTATGTAAGATATCAGTAA
- a CDS encoding GNAT family N-acetyltransferase, giving the protein MEWNIRLANLEDFPQIHQLIKQVFEENSKYEMTEEGQKNFLLFIQTHELISRSQNGAEFWVCEADAKIVGVIEFAYYNHIYLYFVEKNYRGQGVGKALFNQIKTRVKGDITANSTAYALPVYLKLGFVQNGKLFTRKGISAYPVMYKRD; this is encoded by the coding sequence ATGGAATGGAATATTCGTCTGGCTAATCTTGAAGATTTTCCACAAATTCATCAATTAATTAAACAAGTTTTCGAGGAAAATAGTAAATATGAAATGACCGAAGAAGGACAAAAAAACTTTCTTCTGTTTATTCAAACTCATGAATTAATCTCTCGTAGCCAAAACGGAGCCGAATTTTGGGTTTGTGAAGCAGACGCGAAAATTGTCGGCGTGATCGAGTTTGCTTATTATAATCATATTTATCTATATTTTGTTGAGAAAAATTATCGCGGTCAAGGCGTGGGAAAAGCCTTATTTAATCAAATAAAAACTCGAGTAAAAGGAGACATCACAGCTAACTCAACAGCTTATGCTCTGCCGGTCTACCTAAAATTAGGCTTTGTGCAAAATGGAAAGCTATTCACTCGTAAAGGAATTAGCGCTTACCCGGTTATGTATAAAAGAGACTAA
- a CDS encoding transporter substrate-binding domain-containing protein: MAKSIQKNVMILGIAVQIFSIFPVQATPKLKVGVYVAAPFVMETDSFSVNKIPPKTPPSKSQKPENYSKLKVDFKSVNFQGISIDLWQQIAVLENLDYEYFREQTVEDGIEAVAKGEIDILIGSIPITPEGLHKVSFTQPYYLSAPALLVQNPRLTFWDLVHPFLRLALISSLTGVLILKFIIAHLIWLVERHENSKLFPKDYLTGIREAFWFAAVTMTTVGYGDKVPITPLGKCIAFIWMLISMVIVTTLTAALATNFTLSLSKETVKKLTKPEDLKGTKIAVISGTELTDITKKYQMPTVETKNLDQAINLLLLGQVQGVLYLESALKYYQHQQAAQSFTVVPLHSLPLTYGFAVKKNSPLVEKIDVIILQMQQDNQLADMIHQWTN, translated from the coding sequence GTGGCTAAATCTATTCAAAAAAATGTCATGATTTTAGGGATTGCTGTACAGATATTCTCGATTTTTCCTGTACAAGCAACTCCTAAGTTAAAAGTTGGGGTTTATGTAGCGGCTCCTTTTGTCATGGAAACCGATTCATTTTCTGTCAATAAAATTCCCCCCAAAACTCCCCCATCTAAATCTCAAAAACCGGAAAATTATTCAAAACTTAAAGTCGATTTTAAATCCGTTAATTTTCAAGGAATTAGTATTGACCTATGGCAACAAATCGCTGTTTTAGAAAATTTAGATTATGAATATTTTCGTGAACAGACAGTAGAAGATGGTATTGAGGCAGTCGCTAAGGGAGAAATTGATATTTTGATCGGTTCTATTCCCATTACACCCGAAGGATTACACAAAGTTTCTTTTACTCAACCTTACTATCTATCTGCACCGGCTTTATTAGTTCAAAATCCCCGTCTTACTTTCTGGGACTTAGTTCATCCATTTTTACGACTAGCACTCATTTCTAGTTTAACAGGAGTTCTAATACTAAAATTTATCATCGCCCATTTGATTTGGCTAGTAGAGCGGCATGAAAATTCAAAACTATTTCCTAAAGATTATCTTACAGGAATTCGAGAAGCTTTTTGGTTTGCAGCCGTTACCATGACCACAGTGGGCTATGGCGATAAAGTTCCCATTACCCCACTAGGAAAATGTATCGCTTTTATTTGGATGTTGATATCGATGGTTATTGTAACCACCCTTACGGCGGCTTTAGCAACAAATTTTACTCTATCTTTATCCAAAGAAACCGTTAAGAAATTGACTAAGCCAGAGGATTTAAAAGGGACAAAAATAGCGGTTATTTCCGGAACTGAATTAACGGATATTACCAAAAAATATCAAATGCCAACTGTAGAAACAAAAAATTTAGATCAAGCGATTAATCTTTTGCTTCTGGGTCAAGTTCAAGGAGTGCTTTATCTTGAATCGGCTCTCAAATATTATCAGCATCAACAGGCCGCGCAATCTTTCACTGTAGTTCCGCTCCATTCTTTACCTTTAACCTACGGATTTGCCGTGAAGAAAAATAGTCCTTTAGTGGAAAAAATTGACGTGATTATTCTCCAAATGCAGCAAGATAATCAGCTTGCCGATATGATTCATCAATGGACTAATTAA